One genomic region from Diabrotica undecimpunctata isolate CICGRU chromosome 9, icDiaUnde3, whole genome shotgun sequence encodes:
- the eIF3i gene encoding eukaryotic translation initiation factor 3 subunit I, with product MKPIMLQGHERAITQIKYNREGDLLFSASKGNKPDVWYALNGERLGTFNGHQGVIWCIDIDWTSTRFMSGAGDNTCKIWDCETGKEIGNINSASAVRTCMFSYSANMAVYTTDQAMKQPCEVFVVDTRCVDDSTGNQQPILRVPITGSRVSSILWDSLDESFITGHENGELIHWDLKTGKQLNKVREHDLLINDMQWNKDQTMFITASKDHTAKLFDKNDLLLLKTYKTERPVNSAAISPIFDHVVLGGGQDAMDVTTTSAKAGKFDSRFFHMIFEEEFGRVKGHFGPINSVAFHPDGKGYSSGGEDGFVRVHTFDTSYFEYNFDY from the exons ATG aagCCGATTATGTTGCAAGGGCACGAACGTGCCATCACGCAAATTAAATATAATCGAGAAGGCGACCTCTTGTTCTCAGCATCTAAAGGTAACAAACCAGATGTATGGTATGCTCTCAATGGAGAACGTTTGGGTACATTTAATGGACATCAGGGAGTTATCTGGTGTATTGACATTGACTGGACGTCAACCAGATTCATGTCAGGTGCTGGTGACAATACATGCAAAATTTGGGACTGTGAAACTGGTAAAGAAATAGGAAACATTAATTCCGCTTCTGCAGTTAGGACATGCATGTTCAGCTACTCGGCTAATATGGCTGTATATACTACCGATCAAGCTATGAAGCAGCCTTGTGAGGTATTTGTTGTAGATACTAGGTGTGTAGATGATAGCACAGGTAACCAGCAGCCCATATTGAGAGTGCCCATAACGGGATCTAGAGTATCATCTATTTTGTGGGATAGTTTAGATGAAAGTTTTATTACAGGCCATGAAAATGGAGAACTTATTCATTGGGATCTTAAG ACTGGTAAACAACTAAACAAAGTCAGGGAACATGATCTTCTCATCAATGACATGCAATGGAATAAGGACCAAACCATGTTCATCACAGCTTCTAAAGATCATACAGCTAAACTTTTTGATAAAAATGATTTGCTACTTCTTAAAACATACAAAACTGAGAGACCTGTAAATTCGGCAGCCATTAGTCCCATCTTTGACCATGTAGTGCTTGGTGGTGGTCAGGATGCTATGGATGTAACCACCACCTCAGCTAAGGCTGGAAAGTTCGATTCAAG GTTCTTCCATATGATATTCGAAGAAGAGTTTGGAAGAGTAAAGGGTCATTTTGGTCCCATAAACAGTGTAGCATTCCATCCCGATGGAAAGGGTTACAGTTCTGGAGGAGAAGACGGTTTTGTTAGAGTTCATACTTTTGATACATCATATTTTGAATACAACTTTGATTATTAA